One Theropithecus gelada isolate Dixy chromosome 20, Tgel_1.0, whole genome shotgun sequence DNA segment encodes these proteins:
- the SBK1 gene encoding LOW QUALITY PROTEIN: serine/threonine-protein kinase SBK1 (The sequence of the model RefSeq protein was modified relative to this genomic sequence to represent the inferred CDS: deleted 1 base in 1 codon), which yields MSMGCPEPEPPRSLTCCGPGAAPGPGAGVPLLTEDMQALTLRTLAASDVTKHYELVRELGKGTYGKVDLVVYKGTGTKMALKFVNKSKTKLKNFLREVSITNSLSSSPFIIKVFDVVFETEDCYVFAQEYAPAGDLFDIIPPQVGLPEDTVKRCVQQLGLALDFMHGRQLVHRDIKPENVLLFDRECRRVKLADFGMTRRVGCRVKRVSGTIPYTAPEVCQAGRADGLAVDTGVDVWAFGVLIFCVLTGNFPWEAASGADAFFEEFVRWQRGRLPGLPSQWRRFTEPALRMFQRLLALEPERRGPAKEVFRFLKHELTSELRRRPSHRARKPPGDRPPAAGPLRLEAPGPLKRTVLTESGSGSRPAPTAVGSVPVPVPVPVPVPVPVPVPVPEPGLAPPGPPGRTDGRADKSKGQVVLATAIEICV from the exons ATGAGCATGGGCTGCCCAGAGCCTGAGCCGCCCCGCTCCCTGACCTGCTGTGGGCCAGGGGCTGCCCCTGGGCCTGGTGCCGGCGTGCCCCTTCTCACTGAAGACATGCAGGCCCTGACTCTCCGCACACTGGCTGCCAGCGATGTCACCAAGCACTACGAACTAGTCCGGGAGCTGGGCAAAGGCACCTACGGGAAGGTTGACCTGGTGGTCTACAAGGGCACAG GCACAAAAATGGCACTGAAGTTTGTGAACAAGAGCAAAACCAAGCTGAAGAACTTCCTGCGGGAGGTGAGCATCACCAACAGCCTCTCCTCCAGCCCCTTCATCATCAAGGTCTTTGACGTGGTCTTTGAGACAGAGGACTGCTACGTCTTTGCCCAGGAGTACGCACCTGCTGGGGACCTATTTGACATCATCCCTCCCCAG GTGGGGCTCCCGGAGGACACGGTGAAACGATGTGTGCAGCAGCTGGGCCTGGCCCTGGACTTCATGCACGGGCGGCAGCTGGTGCACCGCGACATCAAGCCCGAGAATGTGCTGCTGTTCGACCGCGAGTGCCGCCGCGTGAAGCTGGCCGACTTCGGCATGACGCGCCGCGTGGGCTGCCGCGTCAAGCGCGTGAGTGGCACCATCCCTTACACGGCGCCCGAGGTGTGCCAAGCGGGCCGCGCCGACGGGCTGGCGGTGGACACGGGCGTGGACGTGTGGGCCTTCGGCGTGCTCATCTTCTGTGTGCTCACCGGCAACTTCCCGTGGGAGGCGGCGTCGGGCGCCGATGCCTTCTTTGAGGAGTTCGTGCGCTGGCAGCGGGGCCGCCTGCCGGGTCTGCCTTCGCAGTGGCGCCGCTTCACCGAGCCCGCGCTGCGCATGTTCCAGCGCCTGCTGGCCCTGGAGCCCGAGCGCCGCGGCCCGGCCAAGGAGGTGTTCCGCTTCCTCAAGCATGAGCTCACGTCAGAGCTGCGCCGCCGGCCCTCGCACCGCGCGCGCAAGCCCCCCGGGGACCGCCCGCCCGCCGCCGGGCCACTGCGCCTCGAGGCGCCCGGGCCGCTCAAGCGGACGGTGCTGACCGAGAGCGGCAGCGGCTCCCGGCCTGCGCCCACCGCGGTCGGGTCGGTGCCCGTGCCTGTGCCCGTGCCAGTGCCGGTGCCCGTGCCAGTGCCGGTGCCGGTGCCCGAGCCCGGCCTGGCC CCCCCGGGGCCCCCCGGCCGGACCGACGGCCGCGCGGACAAGAGCAAAGGGCAGGTGGTGCTGGCCACGGCCATCGAGATCTGCGTCTGA